In Fibrobacter sp. UBA4297, a genomic segment contains:
- the uvrA gene encoding excinuclease ABC subunit UvrA — MTKSIEIRDAHEHNLRHVDLTIPRDSIVVVTGVSGSGKSSLAFDTVFQEGQRRFVESLSAYARQFIGRMKHPDVESVRGISPTISIDQKTVNRNPRSTVGTVVEILDHYRLMFARLGVPHCPKCGKVIQAQSVDQIVDNLYASDENKKILVMAPIVQERKGEYRKELAELKENGFVRVRVDGTIYRLEEVPLLVRYEKHTIEVVIDRLTLERKNMSRLRESIEGALKLTDGKLVSFLLTSQEAGVDGAAKEEYRLQGTQLACPKCGISIPELEPRFFSFNDPKGQCPACKGLGESCEFDINLIVPNPNLSLKEGCLAPQKKDDGCIIFSDFGWRNLRTIANEMHFSLDTPWCKLKKAQQDAVLYGTPSGSERGVVTIMQELWDMWHIYHFRKYMQIGVCPECHGTRINRIAAAVDFHGHNICEMTEWSVEKSVEFFDKLKLSPKEQRIGREVLKEIRGRLGFLKAVGLGYLDISRKASTLSGGEAQRIRLASAVGAGLQGVLYVLDEPSIGLHPRDNDKLLEMLERLRAQGNSLLIVEHDEDTMRHADCVIDVGPGAGVEGGRILAVGTVEELEKNKSSLTGAYLSGRKSIEIPAQRMRIDKNTPKLKVCGACENNLKNIDVEIPLGGAFTVVTGVSGSGKSTLVNQILRRELARVFYNSEEPVGKFDHLEGLENIDKVIEIDQTPIGRTPRSNPATYTKIWDDIRDLFAGMEESKVRGYTKSRFSFNVKGGRCDACEGAGVKVIDMHILPSVQVTCDVCDGKRFNEATREVYFKGKNISEVLDMSISDAAEFFKDIPKIAEPLKLLCEVGLGYLTLGQPSTTLSGGEAQRVKIASELRRPGTGKTLYLLDEPTTGLHFEDIRRLLECLNRLRSLGNSVVVIEHNLDVIKCADWIIDLGPDAGVNGGRIIATGTPEQIAKCKKSETGRYLAPVLAKKHGENKHFVRTDEKGEDYSLDIEVHGARKHNLKNIDVTIPRHKLTVITGVSGSGKSSLAFHTLFSEGQRRFVETLSTYARRFLGRPDRGSIDSISGLAPAIAIDQKSASKSPRSTVATLTEIYDYFRILWARVGTAHCLHCGKPVSSYAAGDLMQFAFDRDINKMVTVLAPFEIKDEIKLSKILTEKGYRKAYLGKKLVELPLPKVPTREKQLLAVVDSVVVKEENRARLVEAFERGYRDGNGILYVDCEGEERLSASEKPGCPECGWYMDSALNPKHFSFNTHWGACETCLGLGHFKDGEECPDCHGERLKPEYLAVRILGKNIMDVHHMSIAEARDWFAKVDFAKEENATSVTAESKKTIAAPLLREIIGRLDFLISVGLGYIGLDRAGDTLSGGESQRIRLASQIGSGLEGVLYVLDEPTVGLHESDTAKLLDTLYRLRDLGNTLVVVEHDLKMMQAADHIIDMGPGAGDFGGEVVAEGSPAELAKPYALQQFPRSETVKFLTYSTPVANQLDPVQITDDTEFYEFKNLKANNLKNLSVKFPKKAVSVVCGVSGSGKSSLVVDEIFPALKKQFQARGRKKQSGEVLLVDQSPISGTPRSTPASFTGVFDDIRKLFSKLEQSKVKGFDYGRFSYNLARGRCPVCEGRGAIAVEMHFLSDIWETCEACGGKRYNQETLTVTFKGKNIADVLDMRVVEACEFFRDQPKILPKLECLRDVGLPYVKLGQPVTTLSGGESQRLKLAAELCRRPATEMVYLLDEPTTGLHLKDIQILWNLLRRLSARGDTVIVIEHHPDIIRLADWKVELGPVGGSNGGYLLEMGANSTK, encoded by the coding sequence AGGAAGGGCAGCGCCGCTTTGTGGAATCGCTTTCGGCGTATGCGCGCCAGTTCATCGGTCGCATGAAGCATCCGGATGTGGAAAGCGTTCGCGGAATTTCGCCGACGATTTCGATTGACCAAAAGACGGTGAACCGTAACCCGCGCAGTACGGTGGGTACGGTGGTCGAGATTTTGGACCATTACCGTTTGATGTTTGCTCGCCTCGGCGTTCCGCATTGCCCCAAGTGCGGCAAGGTGATTCAGGCGCAGTCGGTGGATCAGATTGTCGATAACTTGTACGCTAGCGACGAGAATAAAAAGATTCTGGTGATGGCGCCGATTGTGCAGGAGCGTAAGGGCGAATACCGCAAGGAACTTGCCGAACTCAAGGAAAATGGTTTTGTCCGCGTGCGTGTCGATGGGACGATTTACAGGCTCGAAGAAGTGCCGCTTTTGGTGCGTTACGAGAAGCACACGATTGAAGTGGTGATTGACCGCTTGACGCTCGAACGCAAGAACATGAGCCGTTTGCGCGAATCGATTGAAGGTGCGCTCAAGCTCACGGACGGAAAGCTCGTGTCGTTCTTGCTGACATCGCAAGAGGCGGGCGTGGATGGTGCCGCGAAGGAAGAATACCGCTTGCAGGGTACGCAGCTCGCTTGCCCGAAGTGCGGAATTTCTATCCCGGAACTCGAACCGCGATTTTTTAGCTTTAATGACCCGAAGGGTCAATGCCCCGCGTGCAAGGGCCTTGGCGAAAGTTGCGAATTTGACATTAACTTGATTGTGCCGAATCCGAATTTGTCTTTGAAAGAGGGTTGCCTTGCCCCGCAAAAGAAGGATGACGGCTGCATTATCTTTAGCGATTTTGGCTGGCGTAATTTGCGCACGATTGCAAACGAAATGCACTTTTCGCTGGATACGCCGTGGTGTAAACTCAAGAAGGCGCAACAGGATGCCGTGCTGTACGGGACTCCGAGCGGGAGTGAACGCGGTGTGGTGACGATTATGCAGGAACTTTGGGATATGTGGCATATTTACCACTTCCGAAAGTACATGCAGATAGGCGTTTGCCCGGAATGTCATGGCACGCGAATCAACCGCATTGCTGCAGCGGTCGATTTCCACGGTCATAACATTTGCGAGATGACGGAATGGTCCGTTGAAAAGTCCGTCGAGTTTTTTGACAAGCTAAAGCTTTCGCCGAAGGAACAGCGCATCGGTCGTGAAGTGCTCAAGGAAATCCGTGGGCGCCTTGGATTCTTGAAGGCGGTGGGCCTTGGTTATTTGGACATTAGCCGCAAGGCTTCGACGCTTTCGGGCGGTGAGGCGCAGCGTATCAGGCTCGCAAGCGCCGTGGGGGCGGGGCTCCAGGGCGTGCTTTATGTGCTTGATGAACCGAGTATCGGGCTGCACCCACGTGACAACGATAAGTTGCTCGAGATGCTCGAGCGCTTGCGAGCCCAAGGCAACAGCCTTCTCATCGTGGAACACGATGAGGATACGATGCGTCATGCGGACTGCGTGATTGACGTGGGCCCTGGCGCGGGTGTCGAAGGCGGTCGCATTTTGGCGGTTGGCACGGTCGAAGAACTGGAAAAGAACAAGTCATCACTTACGGGTGCCTATTTGAGCGGTCGCAAGTCGATTGAAATTCCAGCGCAGCGCATGAGAATTGACAAGAATACGCCAAAGCTCAAGGTTTGCGGTGCTTGCGAAAACAATCTCAAGAACATTGATGTTGAAATCCCGCTTGGCGGTGCGTTTACAGTAGTCACGGGCGTTTCGGGCTCGGGCAAGAGTACACTTGTGAACCAGATTTTGCGCCGCGAACTGGCTCGTGTGTTCTACAATTCCGAAGAACCGGTCGGCAAGTTTGACCACTTGGAAGGTCTTGAAAACATCGACAAGGTCATCGAAATTGACCAGACACCGATTGGACGCACTCCGCGAAGCAACCCTGCTACTTACACGAAAATTTGGGATGACATTCGCGACCTCTTTGCCGGCATGGAAGAAAGTAAGGTGCGTGGCTACACGAAGAGCCGCTTCAGCTTTAACGTGAAGGGCGGTCGTTGCGATGCTTGCGAAGGCGCGGGCGTGAAGGTCATCGACATGCACATTTTGCCGAGTGTGCAAGTCACTTGCGATGTGTGCGACGGCAAGCGCTTTAACGAAGCGACTCGTGAAGTTTATTTTAAGGGCAAGAACATCTCCGAAGTTCTCGACATGAGCATCAGCGATGCGGCTGAATTTTTCAAGGACATTCCGAAAATTGCAGAACCGCTCAAGCTCCTTTGCGAAGTGGGCCTTGGCTACCTTACGCTTGGGCAACCCTCCACAACTTTGAGCGGCGGTGAAGCGCAGCGCGTAAAAATTGCTTCGGAACTGCGCCGCCCGGGGACGGGTAAGACGCTTTACTTGCTTGATGAACCGACAACCGGTTTGCATTTTGAAGATATCCGCCGATTGCTCGAATGCTTGAACCGCTTGCGTAGTCTCGGCAACAGCGTCGTGGTGATTGAACACAACCTCGATGTGATCAAGTGCGCGGACTGGATTATTGACCTTGGCCCGGATGCGGGCGTAAACGGCGGTCGCATTATCGCTACGGGAACTCCCGAACAAATTGCCAAATGCAAAAAGTCGGAAACGGGGCGTTACTTGGCTCCGGTCTTGGCGAAAAAGCACGGCGAAAATAAACACTTTGTCCGTACGGACGAAAAGGGCGAAGATTACTCGCTTGATATCGAAGTTCACGGAGCGCGCAAGCATAACCTCAAGAACATCGACGTCACGATTCCGCGCCACAAACTCACGGTGATTACGGGCGTTTCGGGCTCGGGCAAGTCGAGCCTTGCGTTCCATACGCTCTTTAGCGAAGGCCAGCGCCGCTTTGTCGAAACGCTTAGCACGTACGCTCGCCGCTTCTTGGGACGCCCCGATCGCGGTAGCATCGATTCCATTTCGGGTTTGGCGCCTGCCATTGCGATTGACCAGAAGAGCGCAAGCAAGAGCCCGCGCAGTACGGTCGCAACACTTACCGAAATTTACGATTACTTCCGCATTTTGTGGGCCCGCGTGGGAACCGCCCACTGCCTCCATTGCGGAAAGCCGGTCAGCTCTTATGCCGCTGGCGACTTGATGCAATTTGCTTTTGACCGAGACATCAACAAAATGGTGACGGTTCTTGCTCCGTTCGAAATCAAAGACGAAATTAAGTTGTCCAAGATTTTGACGGAGAAGGGTTACCGCAAGGCATATCTCGGTAAAAAGCTCGTGGAACTTCCGTTGCCCAAAGTTCCGACACGCGAAAAGCAGTTGCTTGCCGTGGTTGATTCTGTGGTGGTCAAGGAAGAAAATCGCGCACGCCTTGTCGAAGCGTTTGAACGCGGTTATCGCGATGGTAACGGAATCCTTTATGTGGATTGCGAAGGCGAAGAACGTCTCTCGGCTAGCGAAAAGCCGGGCTGCCCGGAATGCGGCTGGTACATGGATTCTGCACTCAACCCGAAACATTTCAGTTTCAACACGCATTGGGGTGCTTGCGAAACTTGCCTTGGTCTTGGTCACTTCAAGGATGGCGAAGAATGCCCCGATTGTCATGGTGAACGCTTGAAGCCTGAATATCTTGCAGTGCGCATCTTGGGCAAGAACATCATGGATGTGCATCACATGAGCATTGCCGAAGCCCGCGACTGGTTTGCAAAAGTCGATTTTGCAAAAGAAGAAAATGCGACTTCTGTGACCGCCGAAAGCAAAAAGACGATTGCCGCGCCGCTCCTCCGCGAAATTATTGGCCGCTTGGACTTCTTGATTAGCGTGGGCCTTGGCTATATTGGCCTTGACCGTGCGGGCGATACGCTTTCGGGCGGTGAATCCCAGCGCATCCGCTTGGCAAGTCAGATTGGTAGCGGTCTCGAGGGCGTCTTGTATGTGCTTGACGAACCGACCGTCGGCCTCCACGAAAGCGATACCGCGAAGCTCCTCGACACGCTTTACCGCTTGCGTGACCTTGGCAATACGCTCGTGGTTGTGGAACACGATCTTAAGATGATGCAGGCCGCAGACCACATTATCGATATGGGCCCGGGTGCGGGTGATTTCGGTGGCGAAGTTGTTGCCGAAGGCTCGCCTGCAGAACTTGCGAAACCTTATGCGTTGCAGCAGTTCCCGCGCAGCGAAACGGTCAAGTTCCTCACGTATTCGACTCCAGTCGCAAACCAGCTGGATCCCGTGCAAATCACGGACGATACGGAATTTTACGAATTCAAGAACCTCAAGGCAAATAACTTGAAGAATTTGTCTGTGAAGTTCCCGAAAAAGGCGGTGAGCGTTGTCTGTGGTGTTTCAGGTTCGGGCAAGAGTTCACTTGTCGTCGATGAAATTTTCCCGGCACTCAAAAAGCAGTTCCAGGCACGCGGTCGCAAAAAGCAGAGCGGCGAAGTATTGCTTGTGGACCAGAGCCCGATTTCAGGTACGCCGCGCAGTACGCCGGCGAGCTTCACGGGGGTGTTTGACGATATCCGCAAGCTATTCTCCAAGCTTGAACAGTCCAAGGTTAAAGGCTTTGATTACGGTCGTTTCAGTTACAACCTTGCGCGTGGGCGTTGCCCCGTTTGCGAAGGACGCGGCGCCATCGCTGTCGAAATGCACTTCCTCTCGGACATTTGGGAAACTTGTGAAGCTTGCGGCGGCAAACGCTACAACCAGGAAACCCTAACAGTCACGTTCAAGGGCAAGAACATTGCCGATGTGCTCGACATGCGCGTCGTCGAAGCTTGCGAGTTCTTTAGGGACCAGCCGAAAATTTTACCGAAACTCGAGTGCCTCCGCGATGTGGGCCTCCCTTACGTAAAGCTTGGTCAGCCCGTGACGACACTTTCGGGTGGCGAGTCCCAGCGCTTGAAGCTTGCTGCAGAACTTTGCCGCCGTCCGGCAACAGAAATGGTCTACCTGCTTGACGAGCCGACAACTGGCCTCCATTTGAAGGATATTCAGATCCTTTGGAACCTTTTGCGCAGGCTCTCGGCCCGTGGCGATACGGTCATAGTCATCGAACACCACCCCGATATTATCCGTTTAGCGGATTGGAAGGTTGAATTGGGACCTGTGGGCGGTTCAAATGGCGGTTATTTGCTCGAAATGGGGGCTAATTCTACAAAATAA
- a CDS encoding formylglycine-generating enzyme family protein, translated as MNISRLLPLLLLVPAITMADEDRNFKLNPSNFKVGNVLEHATDMAIALDSSVAISQEPVFPLHPNRLYLRHKKSAKEYLWFSGEAKPEEYKKLHAFSLKENHLGTREVFGMRLYASRQYKAFQDEADIYFDAEYVYSPRVSKLLFMKNGKWQVLKESNHPGMVQIQSDEKNLEVLPLNSKMKPGTRALYPAENGVYIFSFGAPDQLPYVDAAVLKPGEVLTFNVKFPCPDSAVVASSSSEAAAVVAMQSSSSSEAVPAAVLVGSSSSSEIVIPDFDAGVSSSSAVPVSSAASSDSKSSTSAKTSVTLDKVYALQTLEETESLYDTFSADVEKNVNRVDTMEFSKFYPAIKPADSLGLAESDKDYRGYVSHYNLKRKEAQTLWRNKKLGEVSNIYKAFHAKLDSLQALPVQINMMPVAIEKIVRTDTITVPVEPSKKVTKGKAKKAAADTAKKTVIVTKVDSLSLNFGADHGRVQVTWKGVVDGISMDTLVEKLASGDSNLVTTLFLVNNKPVWVFKEGSLVGRFQYRYEKLGFRLGDSLYVGMGEFILPKHIAMEKEVVEWLRRGTESSSSSAIVSSSSSAPKDTVKTAPCATIVEHATRGTVAVIDSGSFRFRGKVVSMSPFAIHTTEVTQEFFQKIMARLDSAKRYPDKSVFKGEKKPVQNITWENAQYACKVLGGDLPTEAQWEFAGRAGSNDGVLWTADDVMSVSKYAIYAENSLKVGKGDEAYGPHDVASKVPNAWGLYDMSGNVAEWTRDNYFAITFSIEDSNPTGSYWGTSKVLKGGSWKDKVKKLNMTVRDDEDPRYWSDFIGFRCVFPLERILQEKR; from the coding sequence ATGAACATTTCCCGATTGCTTCCGCTTTTATTGCTGGTGCCAGCAATTACCATGGCAGATGAAGATCGCAACTTTAAATTGAATCCGAGTAATTTCAAAGTTGGTAATGTTCTAGAACATGCGACGGATATGGCTATTGCATTGGATAGCTCTGTCGCCATTTCTCAGGAACCGGTATTCCCGTTGCATCCCAATCGTCTCTATCTCCGCCACAAGAAATCGGCGAAAGAGTATTTGTGGTTCTCGGGTGAGGCAAAACCAGAAGAATATAAAAAGCTCCATGCATTTAGCCTCAAGGAAAATCACTTGGGAACACGCGAAGTGTTTGGAATGCGCCTGTACGCTTCTCGCCAGTACAAAGCTTTCCAGGATGAAGCGGACATCTATTTTGATGCCGAATATGTTTATTCTCCTCGAGTCTCGAAGCTCCTGTTCATGAAGAATGGCAAGTGGCAAGTTCTGAAGGAAAGCAATCATCCGGGCATGGTGCAAATCCAGTCGGACGAAAAGAACTTGGAAGTCCTGCCTCTGAATTCTAAAATGAAACCGGGCACCCGTGCGCTTTATCCTGCTGAAAATGGCGTTTATATTTTCTCGTTTGGCGCTCCGGATCAGCTTCCATATGTGGATGCCGCTGTGCTCAAGCCGGGTGAAGTGCTCACGTTCAATGTGAAGTTCCCGTGCCCGGATTCAGCTGTTGTTGCTTCTAGTTCAAGCGAAGCTGCTGCGGTTGTGGCTATGCAAAGCTCGAGCTCTAGCGAAGCTGTTCCGGCGGCCGTTCTTGTGGGTTCTAGTTCCAGTTCGGAAATCGTTATTCCTGACTTTGATGCAGGTGTTTCTAGCTCTAGCGCAGTTCCTGTTTCTAGTGCTGCCTCTTCGGATTCTAAATCCTCTACTTCGGCAAAGACGTCTGTCACGCTTGATAAGGTGTACGCTCTGCAAACGCTTGAAGAAACAGAATCTCTTTATGATACGTTCTCTGCAGATGTTGAAAAAAATGTGAACCGCGTGGACACGATGGAATTCTCGAAATTCTATCCGGCAATTAAGCCTGCGGATTCTCTTGGACTTGCCGAATCGGACAAGGACTATCGAGGCTATGTTTCTCACTATAACCTCAAGCGTAAAGAAGCCCAGACATTGTGGCGCAACAAAAAACTTGGGGAAGTCAGCAACATTTATAAGGCATTTCACGCAAAACTTGATAGCCTCCAGGCGCTCCCGGTTCAGATTAACATGATGCCTGTTGCCATCGAAAAAATTGTCAGGACGGATACAATAACCGTTCCTGTGGAACCGTCAAAGAAAGTGACGAAGGGCAAAGCAAAAAAGGCTGCGGCAGATACAGCGAAGAAAACTGTTATTGTGACTAAGGTGGATTCCTTGAGCTTGAACTTTGGTGCCGATCATGGCCGTGTCCAGGTGACGTGGAAAGGCGTTGTCGATGGAATTTCGATGGATACGCTCGTTGAAAAACTTGCCTCCGGAGACTCCAATCTCGTGACGACTTTGTTCTTGGTGAACAATAAGCCGGTTTGGGTGTTTAAGGAAGGGAGCCTCGTTGGTCGCTTCCAGTACCGTTACGAAAAGCTTGGTTTCAGACTTGGCGATTCCCTTTACGTGGGCATGGGTGAATTTATTTTGCCGAAACACATCGCTATGGAAAAGGAAGTGGTGGAATGGCTCAGAAGGGGAACGGAATCGTCTTCTTCTTCTGCAATCGTAAGTTCATCGTCTTCTGCTCCGAAGGATACAGTTAAGACTGCTCCGTGTGCAACAATTGTTGAACACGCGACCCGCGGAACTGTTGCTGTTATTGATTCTGGCTCGTTCCGCTTCCGTGGTAAAGTTGTGTCCATGTCTCCGTTTGCAATCCATACAACTGAAGTGACTCAAGAATTTTTCCAGAAGATCATGGCTCGTTTGGATTCTGCAAAGCGCTATCCGGACAAGTCTGTGTTCAAGGGCGAAAAGAAACCGGTGCAAAATATCACTTGGGAAAATGCTCAGTACGCTTGCAAGGTTCTTGGTGGTGATTTGCCGACTGAAGCCCAGTGGGAATTTGCTGGTCGTGCCGGAAGCAACGATGGCGTTCTCTGGACTGCAGATGATGTCATGAGTGTGAGCAAGTATGCTATTTATGCAGAAAACTCCTTGAAGGTAGGCAAGGGCGATGAAGCCTATGGTCCGCACGATGTCGCTTCGAAAGTTCCGAATGCTTGGGGCCTTTACGATATGTCGGGCAACGTTGCTGAATGGACTCGTGATAACTACTTTGCCATTACGTTCTCTATTGAAGATTCGAATCCGACTGGCTCTTATTGGGGAACGAGTAAGGTGCTGAAGGGCGGTTCTTGGAAGGACAAGGTGAAAAAGTTGAACATGACCGTGCGTGATGATGAAGATCCTCGCTATTGGTCTGATTTCATTGGCTTCCGCTGTGTGTTCCCGCTCGAAAGAATTCTCCAGGAAAAAAGATAA
- the ychF gene encoding redox-regulated ATPase YchF — MGFKCGIVGLPNVGKSTIFNAITNAGAESANYPFCTIDPNVGMVSVPDARLDELVKVYNPKSIVPAVTEFVDIAGLVKGASKGEGLGNQFLTHIRECEAIMEVVRCFDDENIIHVNGSVDPIRDVEVIETELILKDLDTVEKRLATEAKSARTGNAEAKARLAACELLKTTMEEGRAARTVMHDSEEMEGIVKDLGLLTAKPLFYCANVKEDDILTGNAYVDKLKEYASKHGHDVIVISGKIEEELSAMEPADKIEFLKELGMKESGLDAVVRKGYEILGLRTFFTAGEKECRAWTFHAGFKAPQCAGVIHTDFERGFIRAETLSYADFLKHGSWNAAKEAGLVRTEGKEYLVQDGDIMYFLFNV; from the coding sequence ATGGGTTTTAAATGCGGCATCGTAGGCCTCCCGAACGTAGGCAAGAGCACAATTTTCAACGCAATCACCAACGCGGGCGCAGAATCTGCAAACTACCCGTTCTGCACCATCGACCCGAACGTCGGCATGGTGAGCGTCCCGGATGCCCGCCTTGATGAACTTGTGAAGGTCTACAACCCGAAATCCATCGTCCCGGCCGTTACAGAATTCGTGGACATTGCAGGTCTTGTAAAGGGGGCTTCCAAGGGTGAAGGTCTCGGCAACCAGTTCCTCACCCACATCCGTGAATGCGAAGCCATCATGGAAGTGGTGCGCTGCTTTGACGACGAAAACATCATCCATGTGAACGGTTCCGTGGACCCGATCCGCGACGTCGAAGTGATTGAAACGGAACTTATCCTCAAGGACTTGGACACCGTCGAAAAGCGCCTTGCTACCGAAGCAAAGTCTGCACGTACCGGTAACGCCGAAGCCAAGGCTCGCCTTGCCGCTTGCGAACTTTTGAAGACGACTATGGAAGAAGGCCGCGCTGCCCGCACCGTGATGCACGACAGCGAAGAAATGGAAGGCATCGTCAAGGACCTCGGACTCCTCACCGCAAAGCCGCTCTTCTACTGCGCAAACGTGAAGGAAGACGATATCCTCACCGGTAACGCTTACGTGGATAAGCTCAAGGAATACGCTTCCAAGCACGGTCACGACGTGATTGTCATCAGCGGCAAGATCGAAGAAGAACTTTCTGCCATGGAGCCCGCCGACAAGATTGAATTCTTAAAGGAACTCGGCATGAAGGAATCGGGCCTCGACGCCGTGGTCCGTAAGGGTTACGAAATCCTCGGACTGCGCACGTTCTTCACCGCTGGCGAAAAGGAATGCCGCGCCTGGACGTTCCACGCAGGTTTCAAGGCCCCGCAGTGTGCAGGCGTCATCCACACGGACTTCGAACGAGGCTTTATCCGCGCCGAAACCTTAAGCTATGCCGACTTCCTCAAGCACGGCAGCTGGAACGCCGCCAAGGAAGCAGGGCTTGTCCGTACGGAAGGTAAGGAATACCTCGTGCAGGATGGCGACATCATGTACTTCCTGTTTAATGTGTAA
- a CDS encoding MATE family efflux transporter gives MATDALKTNMDMLNGPLGRKILRFAIPLAATSILQQLFNAADIAVVGQFAGDKALAAVGANTFVINLLINLFVGISVGVNVVVANSVGERSYRSVTRSVHTSVIVSFFSGILLSFIGVFFARPILSAISTPLDILDMAVRYLRIYFAGMPFMMLFNFIAAILRGKGDTKRPLYVLLVAGAINVVLNLILVAGFGLGVSGVAIATVFANAISGLTLCYFLLHEMGPFKLEFWKLRVTPFFLGRIMRVGLPAGLQGVVFSFSNVCLQSAINSLGSATVAASAAALNYEFIVYYWLNSFSHACVTFVGQNYGARNMARCRSTVRWTLLLGGSSTIVLSLLCCLFAHPLLSVFTSDQGIIEIGAIRMYVVVGLLFINVFLDVFSGALRGMGQSLLPALTCMVGVCGIRITWVLLVFPKYNSFASLMVIYPLSWVATISVLAGIYIYYVKRTKF, from the coding sequence ATGGCAACAGATGCGTTAAAGACGAACATGGATATGCTGAACGGCCCTCTCGGAAGAAAAATCTTGAGGTTTGCCATTCCGCTTGCGGCGACGAGCATTTTGCAACAACTGTTCAATGCGGCCGATATTGCCGTGGTCGGGCAATTTGCAGGCGACAAGGCGCTTGCTGCTGTCGGTGCCAACACGTTCGTGATAAACTTGCTCATCAACTTGTTTGTAGGGATTTCTGTTGGCGTGAACGTGGTGGTCGCCAATTCCGTTGGCGAACGCAGTTACCGTTCCGTGACGCGCAGCGTACACACCTCCGTTATTGTTTCGTTCTTTAGCGGAATCCTGCTTTCGTTTATCGGCGTCTTTTTTGCAAGGCCCATCCTTTCGGCGATTTCCACGCCATTGGACATCCTGGACATGGCGGTACGCTACTTGCGAATTTATTTTGCGGGCATGCCCTTTATGATGTTGTTCAATTTTATAGCGGCCATCTTGCGTGGAAAAGGCGATACGAAACGCCCGCTATACGTGCTCCTTGTCGCAGGGGCGATAAATGTTGTCTTGAATTTGATTCTTGTCGCAGGCTTTGGGCTTGGCGTGTCGGGCGTCGCGATAGCGACCGTATTTGCAAACGCCATTAGCGGGCTTACGTTGTGCTACTTCTTGCTACATGAAATGGGACCGTTCAAGCTCGAATTCTGGAAACTGCGTGTTACTCCGTTCTTTTTAGGACGCATCATGCGTGTGGGGCTCCCGGCAGGGCTTCAGGGCGTTGTGTTCTCGTTTAGCAATGTCTGCCTCCAGTCGGCTATCAATAGTCTCGGTTCTGCGACGGTGGCGGCTTCTGCGGCTGCACTCAATTACGAGTTCATCGTTTACTACTGGCTCAATTCTTTCTCGCATGCTTGTGTGACGTTCGTGGGACAAAATTACGGTGCAAGGAACATGGCGCGTTGCCGCAGTACCGTGCGCTGGACGCTCTTGCTTGGCGGTTCATCGACGATTGTGTTGAGCCTTCTCTGTTGCCTTTTTGCGCACCCACTACTTTCTGTGTTTACCTCTGACCAGGGCATTATCGAAATTGGTGCGATTCGCATGTACGTCGTGGTGGGCCTCCTTTTCATAAACGTGTTCCTAGATGTGTTCTCGGGCGCGCTCCGAGGCATGGGACAGTCGCTTTTGCCAGCGCTTACTTGTATGGTCGGGGTTTGCGGTATCCGCATTACCTGGGTTCTCCTTGTGTTCCCCAAGTACAATTCTTTTGCTTCTCTGATGGTGATTTACCCGCTCAGCTGGGTGGCTACGATATCTGTCCTTGCTGGCATTTACATCTATTACGTAAAACGCACAAAATTCTAG
- a CDS encoding DUF4423 domain-containing protein: protein MAEIFDYDDYRDMIKDYYLEHKKHNSLYSFSTLGKTLGLDSSHAYYIVQKKRNLPVHAVPAAKKMLGLDGRGAAYFDLLIVASRTKSEKTKAEILQKAFQLRDVKRHLLKDNELKYLSAWWTIVVRALIEVKHGNVDIPEIANSVIPPITEEQAQESIEILKSLGFIQPINNNSKVRLADPHITVQGAEKAEAIRSFHSKVMQFGIRSLNEIPPENRDISTITMAVDAKGFEDLKKMLKEFRKEIQIRVDKCIVPDRVMQLNLALFPVALNKKKEK, encoded by the coding sequence ATGGCAGAAATCTTTGATTACGATGACTACCGGGATATGATCAAGGATTATTACTTGGAGCATAAGAAACACAACTCCTTGTATTCCTTCAGCACTCTCGGCAAAACGCTTGGCTTGGATTCAAGTCACGCTTACTACATTGTTCAGAAAAAGCGCAATCTCCCCGTCCACGCAGTCCCCGCCGCAAAGAAAATGCTCGGGCTTGACGGTCGCGGAGCCGCATACTTTGATTTGCTGATTGTCGCATCGCGCACGAAATCCGAAAAGACAAAAGCGGAAATTTTGCAAAAGGCGTTCCAGCTGCGCGATGTGAAACGCCATTTGCTCAAAGACAACGAGCTCAAGTATTTAAGTGCCTGGTGGACCATCGTCGTAAGAGCGCTCATCGAAGTGAAACACGGCAACGTGGACATTCCGGAAATTGCAAACAGCGTAATTCCGCCTATCACCGAAGAACAGGCGCAAGAAAGCATCGAGATTTTGAAATCGCTCGGATTTATCCAGCCGATTAACAACAACAGCAAAGTCCGCCTCGCCGACCCGCACATCACGGTTCAAGGCGCCGAAAAGGCAGAAGCCATCCGCAGCTTCCATTCGAAGGTCATGCAGTTCGGCATCCGCTCGCTCAATGAAATTCCGCCAGAAAACCGAGATATTTCGACCATCACCATGGCCGTTGACGCCAAAGGTTTCGAAGACCTGAAGAAAATGCTCAAGGAATTCCGCAAGGAAATCCAGATTCGCGTCGACAAGTGCATCGTCCCCGATCGCGTTATGCAGTTGAACCTCGCCTTATTCCCCGTCGCACTCAATAAAAAGAAGGAGAAGTAA